A window of Hallerella porci contains these coding sequences:
- a CDS encoding T9SS type A sorting domain-containing protein — MVKIFRISLTCAAVASVAFAAKSSDFKWSNVYMGGGGFVSSVIASPIDENLFYARTDVGGAYRWNNASAHWESMMDWVDVSERGLLGIEALAVDPQESNTVYMMAGTSYFNNARSAFLKSTDKGSSWEISYVWDSTGAKGGVVQDFGVHGNGMGRGNGEALAIDPNNSDNMFYGSRRSGLWKSTDNGKTWSHVDAWKKAAGSDTTWNGSGFSFVQYAPGSSKVLYAGFLREGSTKNSTFENVFTSTDGGKSWAALPIPDKLRATAGGSLVRLMPQRAVVSKDGSVLIITFADGAGPHTMAWDEGWGMIYDGFGRGAVLKYDVSKKEWSNISPENVLYYNGAKYDVVDVKDSAYQYCAPYGGIAIDPNDSKKIVITAAGYNGAQYWYNATSDSTGSYSDQWGTQIYYSEDGGEHFVQSFAYRNLSDQVSPKMDENGIGWMKNSSIHWSGSVAIDPFNPKRVFIASGNGVFRTDDITAYTLSKDPYVSNNTRIYDAWGVVTNNQVWKVSSHGIEETVPYEVVSIPGGPLVSVIADYDGFRHNKVYEYPTTRHISGVDGGKSLGSTWSLAYAPKSGKLVKVTDSRKYSGKYNDIPIAPLQYSTDSAKTWSVETYTGPNSSYSGGTAAISADGSMAIWVPEKGTTKVLRNYNTTTWDEVSGITNSSYVVGDPEDANVFYAYDKTAGIFYKSTDQGKTFAKISEPGKSGFKKFRAIPGKVGDLWLPIGIQDEQGNPKSGNLLHSTDGGKTWNKISGVGYTEAVGYGIGAGGKGISIYAFTIVDKVTGVFGSDDEGKTWTRVNDDAHEYGGLANGEFVMGDMNTYGVVYMSTAGRGIAARVPSSWKMDGSNTSAAIPKQVKESTLNFNRYASIESGNLNLIVNNSSLQVALYDLNGNCVYQKRFTQSASLPLGEMAKARGTYIVRVTSGKTLLLSSQVGILR; from the coding sequence ATGGTCAAAATTTTTCGCATTTCGTTAACTTGCGCAGCGGTCGCAAGTGTCGCTTTTGCAGCAAAATCTTCGGATTTTAAATGGAGCAATGTTTATATGGGAGGCGGCGGCTTTGTGTCGTCGGTGATTGCTTCACCCATCGATGAAAATTTATTTTACGCCCGCACCGATGTCGGCGGCGCTTATCGTTGGAATAATGCATCGGCTCATTGGGAATCGATGATGGACTGGGTCGATGTCTCGGAGCGCGGTCTTTTGGGAATCGAAGCGTTAGCTGTTGACCCGCAAGAATCGAATACGGTTTATATGATGGCGGGCACGAGTTACTTTAACAATGCGCGCAGCGCCTTTTTAAAGTCGACCGATAAAGGCTCTTCTTGGGAAATTTCGTATGTGTGGGATTCGACGGGCGCAAAAGGCGGCGTGGTTCAAGATTTTGGCGTTCACGGCAACGGCATGGGACGCGGAAACGGCGAAGCTTTAGCGATTGACCCGAATAATTCGGACAATATGTTTTACGGCTCGAGACGTTCGGGATTGTGGAAATCAACCGATAACGGTAAAACTTGGTCGCACGTCGATGCTTGGAAAAAAGCCGCCGGTTCAGATACCACGTGGAACGGCTCGGGATTTAGTTTTGTGCAATATGCACCGGGCTCGTCAAAGGTTTTATACGCGGGATTTTTACGCGAAGGTTCAACCAAAAACAGCACCTTTGAAAATGTGTTCACGTCAACCGATGGCGGAAAATCTTGGGCAGCGTTACCGATTCCCGATAAGCTTCGCGCAACGGCGGGCGGATCTTTGGTGCGTTTAATGCCACAGCGCGCTGTCGTTTCAAAAGATGGCTCGGTTTTGATTATCACCTTTGCCGATGGCGCGGGCCCGCATACGATGGCGTGGGACGAAGGCTGGGGCATGATTTATGATGGCTTTGGCAGAGGCGCCGTTTTAAAATATGATGTTTCGAAAAAAGAATGGAGCAATATTTCACCGGAAAATGTTTTGTATTACAATGGCGCAAAATATGATGTTGTCGATGTGAAAGATTCCGCGTATCAATATTGCGCTCCTTACGGAGGCATTGCGATTGACCCGAATGATTCGAAGAAAATTGTGATTACTGCTGCGGGCTATAATGGTGCTCAGTATTGGTATAATGCAACGAGCGATTCCACGGGCTCTTACAGCGATCAATGGGGAACGCAAATTTATTATTCCGAAGATGGCGGCGAACATTTTGTCCAAAGTTTTGCATATCGCAATCTGTCCGATCAAGTGTCTCCGAAAATGGATGAAAATGGCATCGGCTGGATGAAGAATAGTTCGATTCACTGGTCGGGAAGTGTCGCAATAGATCCGTTTAATCCGAAACGTGTTTTTATCGCTTCGGGAAACGGCGTCTTTAGAACCGACGACATTACCGCTTATACATTATCTAAAGATCCATACGTTTCCAATAACACGCGCATTTATGATGCGTGGGGAGTTGTTACAAATAATCAAGTGTGGAAAGTTTCGAGTCATGGCATTGAAGAAACGGTGCCTTACGAAGTCGTGAGCATTCCTGGAGGACCTTTAGTTTCTGTTATTGCAGACTACGATGGATTTAGACACAATAAAGTTTATGAATATCCGACGACGCGTCATATTTCGGGAGTTGACGGTGGAAAATCTTTGGGTTCGACTTGGAGTTTAGCGTATGCGCCGAAGTCGGGAAAACTTGTAAAAGTAACCGATTCCAGAAAATACTCGGGCAAGTATAATGATATTCCGATTGCTCCGCTTCAATATTCGACGGACTCGGCAAAAACTTGGAGCGTAGAAACTTACACAGGACCAAACTCTTCGTATTCGGGCGGAACCGCTGCGATTTCTGCCGATGGCTCGATGGCGATTTGGGTTCCCGAAAAAGGCACGACGAAAGTTTTAAGAAATTACAATACGACAACTTGGGACGAAGTTTCTGGAATTACAAATTCTTCTTATGTCGTCGGCGACCCTGAAGATGCGAATGTCTTTTACGCATACGATAAAACCGCGGGCATTTTCTACAAGAGCACTGACCAAGGAAAAACATTTGCAAAAATTTCGGAACCGGGCAAAAGTGGATTTAAAAAGTTCCGTGCGATTCCGGGGAAAGTCGGCGATTTATGGCTCCCGATTGGAATTCAAGATGAACAAGGAAATCCAAAAAGCGGAAACCTTTTGCATTCGACCGACGGCGGAAAAACTTGGAATAAAATTTCGGGCGTAGGCTACACCGAAGCAGTCGGCTACGGAATCGGCGCAGGCGGCAAAGGTATTTCCATTTACGCCTTTACGATTGTCGATAAAGTAACCGGCGTTTTCGGCTCCGACGACGAAGGCAAAACGTGGACTCGCGTCAACGACGATGCTCACGAATACGGTGGACTTGCAAATGGCGAATTTGTGATGGGCGATATGAATACCTACGGCGTCGTTTACATGAGCACAGCAGGTCGCGGCATTGCAGCGCGCGTTCCGAGCTCTTGGAAAATGGATGGTTCAAATACATCTGCTGCGATTCCCAAGCAAGTGAAAGAATCAACGCTGAATTTCAATCGTTACGCTTCGATTGAAAGCGGCAATTTGAATTTAATCGTGAACAATTCTTCGCTGCAAGTAGCACTTTACGATTTGAATGGAAATTGCGTTTACCAAAAACGCTTCACCCAGTCGGCTTCGCTTCCGCTGGGTGAAATGGCAAAAGCTCGCGGCACTTATATCGTCCGCGTGACAAGTGGAAAAACGCTTCTCCTTTCTTCGCAAGTGGGAATTCTCCGCTAA
- a CDS encoding GDSL-type esterase/lipase family protein: MADSLWAAGKIACVGNSITYGYGFESWPDTTSYPHHLQNLLRSESGNAAKDTVGNFGVSGLTIRKDDASSYWKGYQFTPARNFAADTVIIGLGTNDAKVYTEWLNDAERAAYDSAITADFESFIDTFQVQSKPRIFLVTPPYVNNSAWGMFDTAIVKHVIPAIFRAGLTKGVSIIDLHSKFSYLENPSWYLSTDTVHPSIEGAKHLAEIIYSYLQKSELKISQNQTTLSAPAGFGFKWYQDGVLLPQETQKTLTISELGTYAVSVKIEENTQTQIMSAPYTVTDLSAKNEAEESIHPTKKAENFRYEKGNIYFTLSQNQTLSVKIFDLHGRLLVAKKVNGKAGENALSLPKLPAGRYVANIGNLPLHIFRF, translated from the coding sequence TTGGCAGATTCGCTTTGGGCTGCAGGGAAAATTGCGTGCGTCGGAAATAGTATTACTTATGGCTACGGCTTTGAATCGTGGCCCGATACGACTTCGTATCCGCATCATTTGCAAAATTTATTGCGAAGTGAAAGCGGTAACGCAGCGAAGGATACCGTCGGCAATTTTGGCGTCAGCGGTTTAACGATTCGAAAAGATGATGCGTCATCATATTGGAAAGGTTATCAATTTACGCCGGCGCGGAATTTTGCCGCCGATACCGTTATCATCGGGCTCGGCACAAACGATGCAAAAGTTTACACCGAATGGTTGAACGATGCGGAGCGTGCTGCTTACGATTCGGCAATTACAGCGGACTTTGAAAGCTTCATCGATACATTCCAAGTGCAATCGAAACCGCGGATTTTTCTAGTTACTCCGCCTTATGTCAATAACAGCGCATGGGGAATGTTTGATACCGCAATTGTAAAACACGTCATTCCTGCGATTTTCCGTGCGGGCTTAACGAAAGGCGTAAGCATCATCGATTTGCATTCAAAATTCAGCTATTTAGAAAATCCTTCTTGGTATCTTTCGACAGATACAGTGCACCCGAGTATCGAAGGCGCAAAACATTTAGCCGAAATTATTTACAGCTATTTGCAAAAAAGCGAACTCAAAATTTCGCAGAATCAAACGACGCTTTCGGCGCCTGCGGGCTTTGGATTTAAGTGGTATCAAGACGGCGTTTTACTACCGCAAGAAACGCAGAAAACTCTCACCATTTCGGAACTTGGAACGTATGCGGTTTCGGTAAAAATCGAAGAAAATACGCAGACGCAAATCATGAGCGCACCGTATACGGTCACGGATCTTTCGGCAAAAAATGAAGCGGAAGAGTCAATTCATCCAACAAAAAAAGCGGAAAATTTCCGCTATGAAAAAGGAAATATTTATTTCACTCTTTCGCAAAATCAAACGCTTTCCGTAAAAATTTTTGATTTACACGGACGCCTTTTAGTCGCAAAAAAGGTGAACGGAAAAGCGGGAGAAAATGCGCTCTCGTTACCGAAACTTCCTGCGGGGCGTTACGTTGCCAATATCGGCAATTTGCCGCTGCATATTTTTCGTTTTTAA
- a CDS encoding ADP-ribosylglycohydrolase family protein, with the protein MLGAIIGDIVGSRFEFDNYKAKDFDFFSPNCCPTDDSIMTFAVGKAILETKKNGSDLNQNAIKYMHEIGRNYPTCGYGGGFFHWMFSNDPKPYNSYGNGAAMRVSAAGNAADSLNDAIQLSKKVTEVTHNHPEGIKGAEATAVAIYLAKIGKTKKEISQYIRDNYYKIDYTIDSIRDIYYFNETCQETVPVALQAFFESTSYEDAIRNAISIGGDSDTMAAICGGVAEAFYGIPKNLRTEGISFLDKRLKSLLKEFEAKFPPKIL; encoded by the coding sequence ATGTTAGGAGCAATTATTGGCGATATCGTCGGATCTCGCTTTGAATTTGATAATTACAAAGCAAAAGACTTTGATTTTTTTAGTCCAAATTGTTGTCCAACCGATGATAGTATTATGACATTCGCCGTCGGAAAAGCGATTTTAGAAACGAAAAAAAATGGTTCCGATTTGAATCAAAATGCGATCAAGTATATGCACGAAATCGGGCGAAATTATCCAACCTGCGGTTATGGCGGTGGATTTTTTCATTGGATGTTTTCAAATGATCCAAAGCCGTATAATAGTTACGGAAATGGCGCTGCGATGCGCGTAAGCGCTGCGGGAAATGCGGCAGATTCTTTGAACGATGCAATTCAACTTTCGAAGAAAGTGACCGAAGTGACTCACAATCATCCCGAAGGAATCAAAGGCGCCGAAGCGACTGCGGTGGCGATTTATTTGGCGAAAATCGGAAAAACGAAAAAAGAAATTTCTCAATACATTCGCGATAATTATTACAAAATCGATTATACAATTGACTCTATCCGCGACATTTATTATTTCAACGAAACTTGTCAAGAAACGGTTCCTGTCGCTTTGCAAGCTTTCTTTGAATCGACGAGTTACGAAGATGCAATTCGCAATGCGATTTCTATCGGCGGAGATTCCGATACGATGGCTGCGATTTGCGGCGGCGTTGCCGAAGCATTTTACGGTATTCCAAAAAATCTTCGCACCGAAGGCATCTCGTTTTTGGATAAACGCTTAAAAAGTTTGCTCAAAGAATTCGAAGCAAAATTCCCGCCGAAAATTCTTTAA
- a CDS encoding glycosyltransferase family protein yields MRRSRLLKTNMRNLIDGDFLYLDGDTVVAEALKIPNENWGDVAAVCDLHAREKDCYRTRNKRFINSLAKLKFTMSLDDLYFNSGVIFAKDSPKAKAFFDKWHELYQYCNQHEIFTDQFSFNETNHLFHFPIFEIPGEWNCQVREAYNHLYRVPRIYPLLCRVKILHFFGSGIQGKVEPHPLMDSEFYKNIKKKQAITEDDLNLIFHAKHAFYAAPEEFDPTKKFPSFFWKGKLRSQFVKKKNEKI; encoded by the coding sequence ATGCGACGCTCTCGCCTTTTGAAGACAAATATGCGGAATTTAATCGACGGCGATTTTCTGTATTTAGATGGCGATACCGTCGTCGCAGAAGCTCTCAAAATTCCAAATGAAAATTGGGGCGATGTCGCAGCGGTTTGCGATTTGCACGCCCGCGAAAAAGACTGCTACCGCACACGCAATAAGCGATTCATCAACAGCCTCGCCAAATTAAAATTTACGATGTCTCTCGACGATTTGTATTTTAATAGCGGCGTGATTTTTGCCAAAGATTCTCCGAAGGCAAAAGCCTTTTTTGACAAGTGGCACGAACTTTATCAATACTGCAACCAGCACGAAATTTTCACGGATCAATTTTCGTTTAACGAAACCAATCACCTTTTCCACTTCCCCATTTTCGAAATCCCCGGCGAATGGAATTGCCAAGTCCGTGAAGCGTATAATCATCTTTATCGCGTGCCGCGGATTTATCCGCTTTTATGCCGCGTGAAAATTTTACACTTTTTCGGTTCGGGAATTCAAGGAAAAGTGGAACCGCATCCGCTTATGGATTCTGAATTTTATAAAAATATCAAGAAGAAACAAGCGATTACCGAAGACGATTTGAATTTGATTTTTCATGCCAAGCACGCTTTTTATGCTGCGCCCGAAGAATTTGATCCGACGAAAAAATTTCCCAGTTTCTTTTGGAAAGGAAAATTGCGCAGTCAATTCGTGAAAAAGAAAAACGAAAAAATTTGA
- the leuC gene encoding 3-isopropylmalate dehydratase large subunit encodes MGKNLYQKVFESHIVAKLPSGQYQLFIGTHLCHEVTSPQAFAMLREEGLKVKYPERTFATVDHIIPTTTAARKRPLADPISEEMLSHIEKNTKDFGVRFFGPETGEQGVIHIVGPEEGVTQPGMTIACGDSHTATHGAFGAVAFGIGTSQVADVLATQTLAMSPLKTRRINFTGKLKPGVTAKDAALAYIAKLGVNGGVGYAYEFAGPVIDAMDMEGRMTVCNMAIEGGARVGYCNPDEKTFAFLRGKPYAPKADKWDEAVAYWKSVASDADATFDDEVEINCDELEPMVTWGITPAQAIPLNGNMPKISEFQGSEQKVIREAYEYMGWEEGGKMLGTPIDIAFVGSCTNGRLPDLIAAAEVLKGHKVASTVKMWVVPGSMKIKKEAEALGLDKIFTEAGAEWREAGCSLCLAMNPDKLKGRQVSASSSNRNFKGRQGSPSGRTILMSPVMVAAAAIEGKVTDVRKYIK; translated from the coding sequence ATGGGCAAAAATTTATATCAGAAAGTATTCGAAAGCCATATTGTGGCAAAACTTCCGAGCGGTCAGTATCAGCTGTTCATCGGAACTCATCTCTGCCACGAAGTGACTAGTCCGCAGGCCTTTGCGATGCTCCGCGAAGAAGGTCTTAAGGTCAAATATCCGGAACGCACATTTGCGACGGTTGACCATATTATTCCGACGACGACTGCTGCGCGTAAACGTCCTCTCGCCGATCCGATTTCGGAAGAAATGCTTTCGCATATTGAAAAGAACACAAAAGATTTCGGCGTTCGCTTCTTCGGACCTGAAACCGGTGAACAAGGCGTGATTCACATCGTGGGACCGGAAGAAGGCGTGACGCAGCCGGGCATGACAATCGCTTGCGGTGACTCGCATACGGCAACTCACGGCGCATTTGGCGCAGTGGCTTTTGGTATCGGCACAAGCCAAGTGGCCGATGTTTTGGCAACGCAAACTCTCGCGATGAGCCCGTTAAAAACTCGCCGCATTAACTTTACCGGAAAACTCAAACCGGGCGTAACGGCAAAGGATGCCGCTCTCGCTTACATTGCAAAGCTTGGAGTCAACGGCGGCGTGGGCTACGCTTATGAATTTGCAGGTCCCGTCATCGATGCGATGGATATGGAAGGTCGCATGACCGTTTGCAATATGGCAATTGAAGGCGGTGCACGTGTCGGTTATTGCAATCCGGACGAAAAAACTTTTGCATTCCTCCGCGGTAAACCGTATGCGCCGAAGGCCGATAAGTGGGACGAAGCTGTCGCTTATTGGAAGTCTGTCGCCTCGGATGCGGACGCTACATTCGACGATGAAGTCGAAATCAACTGCGATGAACTGGAACCGATGGTCACGTGGGGAATTACGCCGGCACAGGCAATTCCTTTGAACGGCAACATGCCGAAGATCAGCGAATTCCAAGGCTCGGAACAGAAAGTCATCCGCGAAGCCTATGAATATATGGGCTGGGAAGAAGGCGGAAAAATGCTTGGCACTCCGATTGATATCGCTTTCGTCGGAAGTTGCACAAACGGTCGTCTCCCCGATTTGATCGCAGCTGCCGAAGTGTTGAAAGGTCACAAGGTCGCTTCGACCGTGAAAATGTGGGTCGTCCCGGGCTCGATGAAGATTAAGAAAGAAGCGGAAGCTCTCGGACTGGATAAAATTTTCACCGAAGCCGGTGCCGAATGGCGTGAAGCGGGCTGCTCTCTTTGCCTCGCGATGAATCCGGATAAATTGAAGGGTCGTCAAGTGAGTGCCAGTTCGAGCAACCGCAACTTCAAAGGTCGTCAAGGAAGTCCTTCGGGTCGTACCATTTTGATGAGCCCGGTCATGGTTGCCGCTGCAGCCATCGAAGGAAAAGTCACCGACGTTCGCAAGTACATCAAGTAA
- a CDS encoding 3-isopropylmalate dehydratase small subunit yields the protein MLTVIDTVKGSGIPLRGNDIDTDRIIPARFLKCVTFDGLGDNAFADDIAGLAAQGKVHPFRDPAYKNGSILVSNRNFGCGSSREHAPQALKRWGVRAIIAESYSEIFFGNCVAIGVPCYKVSHEVADKILSWIEAHPSEELVTSTNERTLKMGSEVIPLELADGPRGQFLDGSWHARGVLLANADKVDALAKKLPYLGF from the coding sequence ATGTTAACTGTAATCGATACTGTAAAAGGCTCCGGCATTCCTCTGCGCGGAAATGACATCGACACGGACCGCATTATTCCTGCGCGTTTCCTCAAATGCGTCACTTTCGACGGTCTCGGCGATAATGCTTTTGCCGATGACATTGCAGGTCTTGCAGCACAAGGCAAAGTGCATCCGTTCCGCGATCCCGCTTACAAGAACGGCTCTATTCTCGTTTCGAATCGCAACTTTGGCTGTGGCTCGAGTCGTGAACACGCGCCGCAGGCTTTGAAGCGTTGGGGCGTCCGCGCGATTATCGCAGAAAGTTACTCCGAAATTTTCTTCGGAAACTGCGTTGCAATCGGCGTTCCTTGCTACAAAGTTTCGCACGAAGTCGCAGACAAAATTCTCTCTTGGATCGAAGCGCATCCGAGTGAAGAATTGGTAACGAGCACAAATGAACGCACCCTGAAAATGGGTAGTGAAGTCATTCCTCTCGAACTCGCAGACGGTCCTCGCGGACAATTCCTCGACGGTTCGTGGCACGCTCGCGGCGTTCTTCTCGCAAACGCAGACAAAGTCGATGCTCTTGCGAAGAAATTGCCGTATCTGGGATTCTAA